From Pseudomonas sp. CCI4.2, one genomic window encodes:
- a CDS encoding HD domain-containing phosphohydrolase, whose protein sequence is MPWNSSTGQRRFPLHLHISVMFTVLLLFTSVVLSIFNYWQTSQIILSSSEKLFGAIAQDVEVDLHRTYQPIRRLLSLLAAYDPNHAYALGQRLALLKPFAQALENDPNLASLYLGYSNGDFFMVRPLRTGTAQHYVQAPANASYQVWSIEHISGTSLPRSQSLFFDAALHLISQQENLNERFDPRDWGWFEQARAGSDQITSEPYVFLNRHVVGTTLARRSGTDSVIAADLTLDALSATLAKHKITASTEVVVFDSNGNAVAYPDSSKLVIESGTAHLANAKDLSPALKELFDQGVESTSRLTLGNRDWIVAHSHLKEGGPSGLQLAMLVPEDELLADAIRLRWQGALVALSTLLLCLPLGWLMSRIMVKPLRTLVREADGIRSFDFTSPAGHRSLVLEVDQLSLSMARMKATLASFLRITASLSAETHFDTLLQRLLCETVAINQAQAGLIYLVNSESRCLEPVGLVMLGAQHAPQDYGLGAHDLHTDQQPGWLQHLVVNRSSVVVALSFEHAGDLQGLMQAIDAPRIHLLGIRLSNQHGETIGALNLIHADTGTPSDLENISPERVAFTEAVSGAAAVCIESQRLQSRQKLLLDSFIQLIAGAIDAKSPYTGGHCQRVPVLTLMLARAAAASQQPAFLDFHPTEDEWETLNIAAWLHDCGKVTTPEYVVDKATKLETLYDRIHEIRTRFEVLKRDAWVTYWQGRTMGSHEPQLAAARDLELTELDNDFSFVARCNLGGEAMDDADLRRLRQIGARSWMRTLDDRLGVSWEENRRQARQPVTALPARETLLVDRAEHLFQRAEAEEIPADNPWGFKLDVPPYKFNRGELYNLSIRRGTLTAEERYIINHHMVQTILMLSRLPFPAHLKGVAEIAGGHHEKMNGTGYPKRLKRDEMSIAARMMAIADIFEALTAVDRPYKKGKRLSEALSIMAQMCIDEHIDPPLFELFIQADIYQHYATRYLQPQQIDAVDKHSVLEKAGMGRSR, encoded by the coding sequence ATGCCTTGGAATTCTTCGACTGGACAACGCCGCTTCCCCCTGCATCTTCACATCAGTGTCATGTTCACCGTGCTGCTGCTGTTTACCAGTGTCGTTCTGAGTATTTTCAATTACTGGCAAACCTCGCAAATCATTTTATCCAGCAGCGAGAAGCTGTTCGGCGCCATCGCCCAAGATGTGGAGGTCGACTTACACCGCACCTATCAACCGATCCGTCGATTGCTCAGTCTGTTGGCCGCCTATGATCCCAATCACGCCTACGCGCTGGGACAACGGCTGGCATTGCTCAAACCCTTTGCACAGGCATTAGAAAACGATCCTAATCTTGCGTCGTTGTACCTGGGCTACAGCAATGGCGATTTCTTCATGGTCCGGCCTTTACGGACTGGCACCGCGCAACACTATGTTCAAGCACCTGCGAACGCCTCATACCAGGTCTGGAGTATTGAGCACATCTCCGGCACTTCCTTGCCGCGCTCGCAGTCGCTGTTTTTCGACGCCGCACTGCACTTGATCAGCCAACAGGAAAACCTGAACGAACGGTTCGACCCCCGTGATTGGGGGTGGTTTGAGCAAGCCCGCGCCGGTTCCGATCAGATCACCAGTGAACCCTATGTCTTTTTAAACCGCCATGTGGTGGGCACTACATTGGCCCGTCGAAGTGGCACGGACAGCGTTATCGCGGCAGACCTGACCCTCGATGCCTTGTCCGCGACACTGGCCAAACACAAGATCACCGCCAGTACCGAGGTGGTGGTGTTCGACAGCAACGGCAACGCAGTGGCGTACCCCGATAGTTCAAAGTTGGTGATCGAAAGCGGCACGGCCCATTTGGCCAACGCGAAAGACCTAAGCCCGGCGTTAAAGGAGTTATTTGATCAAGGAGTAGAATCCACAAGCCGCCTGACACTGGGTAATCGCGACTGGATAGTTGCCCATAGCCATCTGAAAGAAGGCGGTCCATCCGGGCTGCAACTGGCAATGTTAGTGCCAGAGGATGAGCTGTTGGCAGACGCCATACGCCTGCGATGGCAAGGAGCGCTGGTAGCATTGAGCACCCTGCTGTTGTGCTTACCGCTGGGTTGGTTGATGTCCCGCATCATGGTTAAACCTTTGCGGACACTGGTGCGCGAAGCTGATGGGATCCGCAGTTTTGATTTCACGAGTCCGGCCGGCCATCGATCGCTGGTGCTGGAAGTCGACCAGCTGTCGTTGTCCATGGCGCGGATGAAGGCAACATTGGCCAGTTTCCTTCGAATCACCGCCAGCTTATCCGCCGAAACCCACTTCGATACGCTGCTGCAACGACTTCTTTGCGAGACCGTGGCGATCAATCAGGCCCAGGCCGGTTTGATTTATTTGGTCAATAGCGAGAGCAGATGCCTAGAGCCCGTTGGTCTCGTTATGCTTGGCGCCCAACATGCGCCGCAGGACTACGGCCTAGGCGCCCATGATCTGCACACGGATCAACAACCCGGCTGGCTGCAACATTTGGTCGTGAACAGGAGCAGCGTGGTAGTTGCGCTGAGCTTCGAGCACGCAGGCGATCTGCAAGGCCTCATGCAAGCCATTGACGCGCCGAGGATTCATCTACTGGGTATACGTTTGAGCAATCAGCATGGCGAAACCATCGGCGCCCTTAATCTAATCCATGCCGACACCGGTACCCCGTCTGATCTGGAGAACATCAGCCCTGAGCGGGTAGCCTTCACCGAGGCTGTCTCTGGGGCAGCCGCCGTATGCATCGAAAGCCAACGCCTCCAGTCCAGGCAAAAACTGCTGTTGGATTCGTTTATCCAGCTGATTGCCGGTGCCATCGACGCGAAGAGCCCCTACACAGGCGGCCATTGCCAGCGGGTGCCGGTGTTGACCCTGATGCTGGCCCGCGCCGCCGCCGCAAGCCAGCAACCGGCGTTTCTCGACTTCCACCCAACCGAAGACGAATGGGAAACCTTAAACATCGCTGCGTGGCTGCATGATTGCGGCAAAGTCACCACTCCCGAATATGTGGTCGACAAGGCCACCAAACTTGAAACCTTGTACGACCGGATTCATGAAATCCGCACTCGCTTCGAGGTGCTAAAACGCGATGCCTGGGTCACTTATTGGCAAGGACGAACAATGGGAAGCCACGAGCCTCAGTTAGCCGCCGCCCGAGACCTTGAGCTGACCGAACTGGATAACGACTTCAGTTTTGTTGCACGGTGCAATCTTGGGGGAGAAGCGATGGACGATGCCGATTTACGACGCCTGCGGCAGATTGGCGCTCGCAGCTGGATGCGTACGCTAGATGACCGGCTGGGCGTTTCCTGGGAGGAGAACCGCCGTCAGGCCCGTCAGCCTGTGACGGCATTGCCTGCCAGAGAAACCTTGCTGGTGGACCGGGCTGAGCACTTGTTCCAGCGGGCAGAAGCTGAAGAAATACCGGCTGACAATCCCTGGGGATTCAAACTGGATGTGCCACCGTACAAATTCAATCGCGGCGAACTGTACAACCTGAGCATTCGTCGCGGCACCTTGACCGCTGAAGAGCGGTACATCATCAACCATCACATGGTCCAAACCATTTTGATGCTCAGTCGTTTACCGTTTCCCGCACACCTGAAAGGCGTTGCAGAGATCGCTGGCGGTCACCATGAAAAAATGAACGGGACGGGATACCCCAAACGCTTGAAGCGCGACGAAATGAGTATCGCGGCACGAATGATGGCCATCGCGGACATCTTCGAAGCGTTGACGGCCGTCGACCGGCCCTACAAAAAGGGTAAACGCCTGAGTGAAGCGCTGTCGATCATGGCGCAGATGTGTATCGATGAGCACATCGACCCGCCCCTGTTCGAGTTGTTCATTCAGGCGGACATCTATCAGCACTATGCGACCCGCTATCTTCAGCCACAGCAAATCGACGCCGTCGATAAACACAGCGTGTTGGAAAAAGCGGGAATGGGGAGGTCACGCTAG
- a CDS encoding YggL family protein → MATNRSQRLRKKLCVDEFQEVGFELNLDFKQDLDDEAIDAFLDAFLTEAMDANDLNYVGGEDFGLVCLKKRGSVNAEQRAVVEGWLKGRSELTEVTVSPLIDVWYPEKPINPVA, encoded by the coding sequence ATGGCCACTAACCGTTCCCAGCGTCTGCGCAAAAAACTCTGCGTTGATGAATTCCAAGAGGTTGGTTTTGAACTCAACCTGGACTTCAAACAAGACCTGGATGATGAGGCTATTGACGCCTTCCTCGATGCCTTCCTGACCGAAGCCATGGATGCCAATGATCTGAACTACGTTGGCGGCGAAGACTTTGGTCTGGTTTGCCTGAAGAAACGCGGCTCGGTTAACGCAGAGCAGCGCGCAGTAGTTGAAGGCTGGCTCAAAGGCCGCAGCGAATTGACAGAAGTGACTGTCAGCCCGTTGATCGACGTTTGGTACCCGGAAAAGCCGATCAATCCGGTTGCCTGA
- the dacB gene encoding D-alanyl-D-alanine carboxypeptidase/D-alanyl-D-alanine-endopeptidase, which translates to MIKSLRPLLFASLFFPLAMSVAAAPINTSLPPKVQQALQAAKLRNDALSLVILPLTGPGVATVYNADVSVNPASTMKLVTTYAALEMLGPNHQWKTEFYTDGTVSNGVLHGNLYLKGGGDPKLNMEKLWLLLRDLRANGVLQVTGDLVLDRSHFIRPLLPVFNDDGNDENQPFLVKPDALMVNLKALRFIARNDAGKVMVSVEPPIASIHLDNQVKALASDACTGDVRYTPTPQVDGSISVIISGQLGQGCSSQTYLSLLDHPTYTAGAVRAIWQELGGSILGKDREEVVPGNARLLAKAYSPDLAEIIRDINKFSNNTMAQQLFLSLGAKFRNDADGDDAKAAQRVIRQWLAKKGIIATHLVMENGSGLSRAERVSAREMAQMLQSAWQSPYAAEYISSLPLVGVDGTMRKRLKTTQMRGEAHIKTGTLNTVRAIAGFSRDSNGNTWAVVAILNGSQVGGTASVLDTVLLDLYRQPKLANTSISLQRP; encoded by the coding sequence ATGATCAAATCTTTACGCCCCCTGTTATTCGCCAGTCTTTTCTTCCCTCTGGCTATGTCCGTCGCCGCCGCCCCGATCAACACCTCGTTACCGCCCAAGGTTCAACAGGCGCTGCAGGCCGCCAAACTTCGAAACGATGCGCTTTCCCTGGTCATTTTACCGCTCACCGGCCCCGGCGTTGCGACGGTCTATAACGCGGACGTTTCGGTCAACCCGGCGTCAACCATGAAACTGGTGACAACCTATGCCGCGCTGGAAATGCTCGGCCCGAACCACCAATGGAAAACCGAGTTCTACACCGACGGCACTGTCAGCAATGGTGTTCTGCACGGCAACCTCTACCTTAAGGGCGGCGGTGATCCCAAGCTGAATATGGAAAAACTCTGGCTGCTGCTGCGCGATCTGCGCGCCAACGGGGTGCTGCAGGTAACGGGAGACTTGGTGTTGGACCGCAGCCATTTCATTCGGCCGCTATTGCCCGTGTTCAACGACGATGGCAACGATGAAAATCAACCGTTCCTGGTCAAGCCCGATGCGCTGATGGTCAACCTCAAGGCCCTGCGCTTTATCGCGCGCAACGACGCCGGCAAAGTGATGGTGTCCGTTGAGCCTCCAATTGCCAGCATCCACCTCGACAACCAAGTCAAGGCGCTGGCCTCCGACGCCTGTACCGGCGATGTGCGCTACACGCCGACGCCTCAGGTCGACGGCAGCATCAGCGTGATTATCAGTGGTCAACTTGGTCAGGGCTGCAGCTCTCAGACCTATCTGTCATTGCTGGATCACCCGACTTATACCGCTGGTGCAGTGCGCGCGATTTGGCAAGAGTTGGGCGGCAGCATTTTAGGCAAGGACCGGGAAGAGGTGGTGCCTGGCAACGCTCGACTGTTGGCCAAGGCCTATTCGCCGGATCTGGCGGAAATCATCCGTGACATCAATAAATTCAGTAACAACACCATGGCTCAGCAATTGTTTCTGAGCTTGGGTGCGAAGTTTCGCAACGATGCCGATGGTGACGACGCCAAGGCTGCACAACGGGTGATTCGCCAGTGGCTGGCCAAGAAAGGCATTATCGCCACGCACTTGGTCATGGAAAACGGCTCAGGTCTGTCCCGGGCTGAACGCGTCAGCGCGAGAGAAATGGCACAAATGCTCCAGTCTGCCTGGCAGAGCCCGTATGCCGCTGAGTACATAAGCTCCCTGCCACTGGTCGGGGTTGACGGCACCATGCGTAAACGTCTCAAAACCACGCAAATGCGCGGCGAGGCGCATATCAAAACCGGCACCCTGAACACCGTGCGGGCGATTGCCGGCTTTAGCCGCGACAGCAATGGCAACACGTGGGCAGTGGTGGCGATTCTAAATGGGTCGCAGGTCGGCGGTACCGCATCCGTGCTCGATACCGTACTGCTTGATCTGTATCGCCAACCGAAGCTGGCCAATACCTCAATCTCGTTGCAACGGCCTTGA
- the rlmKL gene encoding bifunctional 23S rRNA (guanine(2069)-N(7))-methyltransferase RlmK/23S rRNA (guanine(2445)-N(2))-methyltransferase RlmL: protein MSDRFELFLTCPKGLEGLLAEEATGLGLEETREHTSAIRGLADMETAYRLCLWSRLANRVLLVIKRFPMKDAEDLYHGVLDVEWEDHLDAEGSLAVEFSGNGSGIDNTHFGALKVKDAIVDKLRTPSGLRPSVDKLNPDLRVHLRLDRGEAILSLDLSGHSLHQRGYRLQQGAAPLKENLAAAILVRAGWPRIAAQGGALTDPMCGVGTFLVEGAMMAADIAPNLKRERWGFSAWLGHIPAIWKKLHDEAQERADIGLAKPPLWIRGYEADPRLIQPARNNIDRAGLSDWIKVYQGEVATFEPRPDQNQKGLVICNPPYGERLGDEASLLYLYQNLGERLRQACLNWEAAVFTGAPDLGKRMGIRSHKQYAFWNGALPCKLLLIKVVPDQFVTGERRTAEQRQVERDQVEADANESTEVEAPGKYEKYNKNGNPIKTPEPVVEHARLSEGGQMFANRLQKNLKLLGKWVRREGIDCYRVYDADMPEYSLAIDLYHDWVHVQEYAAPKSIDPEKASARLFDALAAIPQALNIDKSRVVIKRRERQSGTKQYERQSAQGQFREVSEGGVKLLVNLTDYLDTGLFLDHRPMRMRIQREAAGKRFLNLYSYTGTASVHAAKGGARTTTSVDLSKTYLDWARRNLSLNGFSDKNRLEQGDVMAWLDASRDEYDLIFIDPPTFSNSKRMEGIFDVQRDQVQLLDLAMARLAPGGVLYFSNNFRKFQLDENLSERYAIEEITAQTVDPDFARNTKIHRAWRITAR from the coding sequence ATGTCGGACCGTTTTGAACTCTTCCTCACCTGTCCCAAAGGCCTTGAGGGCCTACTCGCTGAAGAAGCGACCGGGCTTGGCCTTGAGGAAACCCGCGAACATACCTCAGCCATTCGCGGCCTCGCAGACATGGAGACCGCCTACCGGCTATGCCTCTGGTCGCGCTTGGCTAACCGAGTGTTGCTGGTTATCAAGCGTTTTCCCATGAAAGACGCCGAGGACCTGTATCACGGGGTCCTGGACGTTGAGTGGGAGGATCACTTGGACGCCGAAGGCAGTCTCGCGGTGGAGTTCAGCGGTAACGGTTCGGGCATCGACAACACCCACTTTGGTGCGTTGAAGGTCAAGGACGCGATTGTCGACAAACTGCGCACGCCGTCAGGCCTGCGTCCTTCGGTGGACAAGCTCAACCCTGATCTTCGCGTTCACCTGCGCCTTGATCGCGGGGAAGCTATTTTGTCGCTTGATCTGTCCGGGCACAGCCTGCACCAGCGCGGTTATCGTTTGCAGCAAGGTGCTGCTCCGCTGAAAGAAAACCTTGCCGCTGCAATTCTAGTGCGAGCTGGCTGGCCGCGTATCGCCGCTCAAGGCGGCGCGTTGACTGACCCCATGTGCGGCGTTGGTACCTTCCTGGTAGAAGGCGCCATGATGGCGGCGGATATCGCGCCCAACCTCAAGCGCGAGCGTTGGGGCTTTTCGGCCTGGCTTGGGCACATTCCTGCCATTTGGAAAAAGCTACACGACGAAGCGCAGGAACGGGCCGACATCGGCCTGGCCAAGCCACCGTTGTGGATCCGTGGTTACGAAGCCGATCCGCGTCTGATCCAACCTGCGCGCAATAATATTGACCGCGCGGGTTTGAGTGATTGGATCAAGGTTTATCAAGGCGAAGTGGCGACCTTTGAGCCGCGTCCTGACCAGAACCAAAAAGGCTTGGTGATCTGTAACCCTCCTTACGGCGAGCGTTTGGGCGATGAAGCCAGTCTGCTTTATCTCTACCAGAACCTTGGCGAGCGTTTGCGACAAGCGTGTCTGAACTGGGAAGCGGCGGTGTTTACCGGTGCGCCGGACCTGGGCAAGCGCATGGGCATCCGCAGTCACAAGCAATACGCGTTCTGGAACGGCGCATTGCCGTGCAAATTATTGCTGATCAAAGTAGTGCCAGATCAATTCGTCACCGGCGAGCGCCGTACGGCTGAACAGCGGCAAGTCGAGCGCGATCAGGTTGAAGCTGATGCCAACGAATCCACCGAAGTCGAAGCGCCGGGCAAGTACGAGAAATACAACAAGAACGGCAATCCGATCAAAACGCCCGAGCCAGTCGTTGAGCACGCGCGCCTGAGCGAAGGCGGGCAGATGTTTGCCAACCGCTTGCAGAAAAACCTCAAATTGCTGGGCAAGTGGGTGCGCCGTGAAGGCATCGACTGCTACCGCGTCTACGACGCCGACATGCCGGAATACTCACTGGCTATCGACCTCTATCACGACTGGGTACACGTTCAGGAATACGCTGCGCCGAAGTCTATTGACCCGGAAAAAGCCTCGGCCCGATTGTTCGATGCGCTGGCAGCTATTCCTCAAGCGCTGAACATCGACAAGAGCCGCGTTGTCATTAAGCGTCGCGAGCGCCAGAGCGGCACCAAGCAGTACGAGCGTCAAAGCGCGCAAGGCCAATTCCGTGAAGTCAGCGAAGGTGGTGTCAAGTTGTTGGTTAACCTGACCGACTACCTGGACACCGGGCTGTTCCTCGATCACCGCCCAATGCGCATGCGGATTCAGCGAGAAGCGGCGGGGAAGCGTTTCCTCAACCTGTACAGCTACACCGGCACTGCCAGCGTGCACGCGGCCAAAGGCGGCGCACGGACCACCACCAGCGTGGACCTCTCGAAGACGTATCTGGATTGGGCGCGGCGCAACCTGTCGCTCAATGGTTTCTCGGATAAAAACCGTTTGGAGCAGGGCGATGTCATGGCCTGGCTGGACGCGAGCCGCGATGAATATGACCTTATCTTCATTGATCCACCGACGTTCTCCAACTCCAAGCGCATGGAAGGGATCTTCGACGTGCAACGAGATCAAGTGCAACTGCTTGATCTGGCGATGGCGCGCCTGGCACCCGGCGGCGTGTTGTATTTCTCGAATAACTTCCGCAAGTTTCAGCTCGATGAAAACTTGAGCGAACGGTACGCGATTGAAGAAATCACCGCCCAAACCGTCGACCCGGATTTTGCCCGTAACACCAAGATCCACCGGGCGTGGCGTATTACCGCGCGGTAA
- the rmf gene encoding ribosome modulation factor, with protein MRRLKRDPLERAFLRGYQFGVHGKSRELCPFTLPSVRQAWINGWREGRGDNWDGMTGTAGIHRLNELHAVG; from the coding sequence ATGAGAAGACTTAAGCGTGATCCGTTGGAAAGAGCATTTTTACGCGGATATCAATTTGGTGTTCATGGCAAATCCCGTGAGCTTTGCCCTTTTACTCTACCGTCAGTACGCCAAGCCTGGATCAATGGCTGGCGAGAAGGACGCGGCGACAACTGGGACGGTATGACCGGCACTGCGGGCATCCACAGACTCAACGAACTTCACGCGGTCGGCTAA